One bacterium genomic window carries:
- a CDS encoding phosphomannomutase/phosphoglucomutase yields the protein MSSTIFREYDIRGIAETDLIDENVTLIGKAFATWMLAQGRKRLVVGRDLRLSSDRLRDALVPAMLGCGVDLIDIGVVPTPTQYFGIIHFQAEGGVMITGSHNPREYNGFKMSKGVHAEDGHVSVGAVYGQDIQQLYQIIRSNKFASGQGKLESVDITPEYLAAIRQRVRIHKKLKIVVDPGNGCGALFAPDFWEEMGCEVVRLYCEPDGNFPNHLPDPTVMKYIKDLREKVLAEKADLGIGYDGDADRMGIVDNLGRPIFADKLLALFARDTLTRYPGATIVFDVKCSQALPEMIAKAGGKPLMWKTGHSLLKAKMKEVHSPLAGEMSGHIFFGDGYFGFDDAIFGSGRLMQILTRDGRTMAELHDEVPAFVSTPEIRIDATDEDKFNIVADLVAHFKKSHSVIDIDGARVLFGDGWGLVRASNTQPVLVIRFEARTQERLAEIADIFKKKLREYPAVKFSEEDFQLG from the coding sequence ATCAGCAGCACGATTTTTCGCGAATACGATATTCGCGGCATTGCAGAAACAGATCTCATCGATGAAAACGTGACACTCATCGGCAAAGCCTTTGCCACCTGGATGCTGGCGCAGGGGCGGAAGCGGCTGGTGGTCGGCCGCGATTTGCGTTTGTCTTCCGACCGGTTGCGCGATGCCCTGGTGCCCGCGATGTTGGGCTGCGGCGTCGACCTCATCGATATCGGCGTCGTGCCCACGCCCACGCAGTACTTCGGCATCATTCATTTTCAGGCCGAGGGCGGCGTCATGATCACCGGCAGTCACAATCCCCGCGAGTACAACGGCTTCAAAATGTCCAAAGGCGTGCACGCGGAGGACGGTCACGTCAGCGTCGGCGCGGTGTATGGCCAGGACATTCAACAGCTCTATCAGATCATCCGCTCAAACAAGTTCGCCTCGGGCCAAGGCAAGCTCGAGAGCGTCGACATCACGCCGGAATACCTCGCCGCCATCAGGCAGCGCGTCCGCATTCACAAGAAACTCAAGATCGTGGTGGATCCAGGCAACGGTTGCGGCGCCTTGTTCGCGCCGGATTTTTGGGAAGAGATGGGCTGCGAAGTCGTGCGGCTCTATTGCGAGCCGGACGGCAATTTCCCGAATCATCTGCCCGATCCCACAGTCATGAAATACATCAAGGATCTGCGTGAAAAAGTCCTCGCCGAAAAAGCCGATCTGGGCATCGGCTATGACGGCGATGCCGATCGCATGGGCATTGTCGACAATCTCGGCCGGCCGATTTTTGCCGACAAGCTGCTCGCCCTGTTCGCGCGCGACACGCTCACCCGCTATCCCGGCGCGACCATCGTGTTCGACGTGAAGTGCAGCCAGGCGCTGCCGGAAATGATCGCAAAAGCCGGCGGCAAGCCGTTGATGTGGAAAACCGGCCACTCGCTGCTGAAAGCCAAGATGAAAGAAGTACATTCGCCGCTGGCCGGTGAGATGAGCGGCCATATCTTCTTCGGCGACGGCTATTTTGGCTTCGACGACGCCATCTTTGGCAGTGGCCGCCTGATGCAGATTCTCACGCGCGACGGCCGCACCATGGCGGAGCTGCACGATGAGGTGCCGGCGTTCGTCTCCACGCCCGAGATTCGCATCGACGCCACTGATGAAGACAAGTTCAACATCGTCGCCGACCTGGTGGCGCATTTCAAGAAGAGCCATTCCGTCATCGACATCGACGGCGCGCGCGTGCTGTTCGGCGACGGCTGGGGCCTGGTGCGCGCCTCGAACACCCAGCCGGTGCTGGTCATTCGCTTCGAAGCCCGGACGCAAGAACGCCTGGCTGAGATTGCCGACATTTTCAAGAAGAAACTGCGGGAATATCCGGCGGTGAAATTCTCAGAGGAGGATTTTCAACTGGGTTGA
- a CDS encoding BrnT family toxin yields MQFEWDSGKAARNLRQHKVSFPEAATVLRDPVSLTFPDPDHSDTEARFIIIGTSARHRLLMVAPTERRDGIRNISARRLKPTERKAHEKEIESRFGR; encoded by the coding sequence CTGCAATTCGAATGGGATTCTGGCAAAGCCGCACGGAATCTTCGCCAACACAAAGTCTCCTTTCCAGAGGCGGCAACCGTATTGCGAGATCCAGTGAGCCTGACATTTCCTGATCCGGACCACTCTGACACTGAAGCTCGTTTCATTATCATTGGGACTTCTGCGCGCCATCGTTTGTTGATGGTCGCACCTACTGAGCGGCGTGATGGCATTCGCAACATCAGTGCCCGCCGCTTGAAGCCAACGGAAAGAAAAGCCCATGAAAAGGAAATCGAGAGCCGCTTTGGAAGATGA
- a CDS encoding DUF2283 domain-containing protein, giving the protein MKVRIDKEDDALYFESVEVEIVESEEASPGVIMDCDAQGQLVGIEILELSKRSTPDKRRRRQFETT; this is encoded by the coding sequence TTGAAAGTCCGCATTGACAAAGAAGACGACGCTCTTTACTTCGAGTCGGTGGAAGTGGAGATTGTCGAGTCGGAAGAAGCCTCTCCCGGCGTCATCATGGATTGTGACGCGCAAGGTCAATTGGTTGGAATCGAGATTCTGGAATTGAGCAAGCGCTCCACGCCTGACAAGCGGCGGCGCAGGCAGTTTGAAACGACGTGA
- the glmM gene encoding phosphoglucosamine mutase — protein sequence MSQLMISISGVRGVIGEGLTPEIVISFAQAFGTYCNAGRVVVGRDSRVSGPMLHGLVTASLLATGCEVVDLGIAPTPTTQLATEKQHSAGGIILTASHNPVMWNGLKLLAHDGLFLDDVEGAKVNALRASAAFARKTWDQLGRLTSYSNAVADHLQAVLSLPEVNVEQIRRRRFKVVADCVNGAGGVILPQLLEQLGCEAVYLNLEPHGRFPRNPEPMPENLAQLGRAVVAHHADLGLAVDPDADRLALVSEKGAPLGEEYTLALVVDFILRRKRGKVVANVSTSRVLDDLAAKYGCEIERTKVGEINVAKRMREVAAVIGGEGNGGVILPEVHLGRDAMVGVALLLQHLTDAGMPLSELNRTLPQYTMCRKKLELPDKQKAAGVLQRLEEVYGHEQIDRLDGIKILRDRSWVQVRASNTEPILRVMSEAQTPEAAEQLCDEILKVLAN from the coding sequence GTGTCTCAACTCATGATCAGCATCTCCGGCGTACGCGGGGTAATCGGTGAAGGATTGACCCCTGAAATCGTCATTTCTTTTGCACAAGCATTCGGCACCTACTGCAATGCGGGCCGCGTCGTTGTCGGCCGCGATTCCCGCGTCTCCGGGCCGATGCTGCACGGACTCGTCACCGCCAGTCTGCTCGCCACCGGCTGCGAAGTGGTTGACCTCGGCATTGCGCCGACGCCCACCACGCAACTGGCCACGGAAAAGCAACACAGCGCGGGCGGCATCATTCTCACCGCCAGCCACAACCCGGTGATGTGGAATGGCCTCAAGCTGCTCGCGCACGACGGCCTGTTTCTCGATGACGTGGAGGGCGCGAAAGTCAATGCGCTGCGCGCCAGCGCGGCCTTTGCGCGCAAAACCTGGGATCAGCTCGGCCGCCTGACGAGCTACAGCAATGCCGTCGCGGATCATTTGCAGGCCGTGCTCAGTTTGCCGGAGGTCAATGTCGAGCAAATTCGCCGGCGCCGTTTCAAAGTCGTGGCGGATTGCGTGAACGGCGCGGGTGGCGTCATCCTGCCGCAACTGCTCGAGCAGCTCGGCTGTGAGGCGGTGTACCTCAATCTCGAACCGCACGGCCGTTTCCCGCGCAATCCCGAGCCCATGCCGGAAAACCTGGCGCAGCTCGGCCGTGCGGTGGTGGCGCATCATGCCGATCTGGGTTTGGCGGTGGATCCCGATGCTGATCGGCTGGCACTGGTTTCGGAAAAAGGCGCGCCGCTGGGCGAGGAATACACCCTGGCGCTGGTGGTGGATTTCATCCTGCGCCGCAAGCGCGGTAAAGTGGTGGCCAATGTTTCCACCTCGCGCGTGCTGGATGATCTGGCGGCGAAGTACGGCTGCGAGATTGAACGAACCAAAGTGGGCGAGATCAACGTTGCCAAGCGCATGCGCGAAGTTGCGGCGGTGATCGGCGGCGAAGGCAACGGCGGCGTGATTTTGCCGGAGGTGCATCTCGGCCGCGACGCGATGGTGGGTGTTGCGCTGTTGCTGCAGCATCTCACCGACGCCGGCATGCCGCTCAGCGAGCTGAATCGCACGCTGCCACAATACACCATGTGCCGCAAGAAGCTCGAATTGCCGGACAAGCAGAAGGCGGCCGGCGTGCTGCAGCGCCTCGAAGAAGTCTATGGCCATGAGCAAATCGACCGTCTCGACGGGATCAAGATCTTGCGCGACCGCTCCTGGGTGCAGGTGCGCGCCTCGAACACCGAGCCGATCTTGCGCGTGATGTCGGAGGCGCAGACACCGGAAGCCGCCGAACAATTGTGTGATGAGATATTGAAAGTCCTGGCGAATTGA
- the rnr gene encoding ribonuclease R — protein sequence MKDLIERTLEVLAQQPARQFKAKELARLLHVPPARYSEYRGLLRSLAQQGLLAKLRHNHFAHVRPTSTLSGKLHVKTQGYGFLLVGEGKDDVFISQKNMRTALNGDLVKVELFARPSGRRPEGRVVEILQRSHNNIVGTLQRGKHYYYVKPDDIKLLRDVYIPEENLNAAKPGQKVAVTIESWEDELQNPEGRVVKVLGFPGEPGVDVLSVAYAFDLPASFPVEVEQEAAGLTMALTPELLARRLDLRELLTFTIDPEDAKDFDDAVSLRELNSGNFELGVHIADVSHFVAEKSVLDREALDRGTSVYLVDRVVPMLPERLSNDLCSLKPDSDRLTFSCLMEVTPRGRVVNYQIVETIIHSKKRLNYEQAQRIIDGKESVSPEIDETLRRMNRLAHTLTRRRLRNGSLDFDTPEVKVILDEQGHPIEIRRKLRQDSNRLIEEFMLLANQTVAQHIDLTLRKQYKQKPPFIYRIHEAPDPLKMKDFALFVKALGFKFDHQQQVTSKLLSEFLKQVANTPESDIIENIMLRSLMKAKYSVTNKGHFGLAFQHYSHFTSPIRRYPDLIAHRTLKEYARGYRAELHEWFERKLDHAAQKASERELVALEAERASVKMKQAEFMSAFLGEEFDGLISGVVAFGFFVEIPQFMVEGLVHISDLDGDYYVFEEKAYRLKGQNSGRVYRLGDPVRVKVVKVDVSERLLDFVLVEKKSRSSRKERPQKTEPRKRRKK from the coding sequence ATGAAAGATCTGATCGAGCGCACACTGGAAGTGCTGGCGCAACAACCCGCCCGCCAATTCAAGGCCAAGGAACTGGCCCGCCTGCTGCATGTTCCGCCGGCAAGGTATTCGGAATATCGTGGCCTGCTGCGGTCGCTGGCACAACAGGGTTTGCTGGCCAAGTTGCGCCACAACCATTTTGCGCATGTGCGGCCGACCTCGACGCTCTCCGGCAAATTGCACGTGAAAACTCAGGGCTATGGCTTCCTGCTGGTTGGCGAGGGCAAGGATGATGTGTTCATCTCCCAGAAGAACATGCGCACCGCGCTGAACGGCGACCTGGTCAAAGTCGAGTTGTTTGCTCGGCCTTCGGGCAGAAGGCCGGAGGGCCGGGTGGTGGAGATTCTGCAGCGCAGCCACAACAACATCGTCGGCACGCTGCAGCGCGGCAAGCATTATTACTATGTCAAACCGGATGACATCAAGCTCCTGCGCGATGTGTACATTCCGGAAGAGAATCTCAATGCCGCCAAGCCCGGGCAAAAAGTCGCGGTCACCATCGAATCGTGGGAGGATGAGCTGCAGAACCCCGAAGGCCGCGTGGTGAAAGTGCTCGGCTTTCCCGGGGAGCCGGGCGTGGATGTGTTGTCGGTGGCGTATGCCTTTGATCTGCCAGCCTCGTTTCCCGTGGAGGTCGAGCAGGAGGCCGCCGGCTTGACGATGGCGCTCACACCCGAGCTGCTGGCGCGGCGGCTGGATTTGCGCGAGCTCTTGACCTTTACGATCGATCCCGAAGATGCCAAGGACTTCGACGACGCCGTGAGCCTGCGGGAATTGAACAGCGGCAATTTCGAGCTGGGCGTGCACATTGCCGACGTCAGCCATTTCGTGGCGGAGAAGTCGGTGCTCGATCGTGAAGCCCTGGACCGCGGCACTTCGGTTTATCTCGTCGATCGCGTCGTGCCGATGCTGCCCGAGCGCTTGAGCAACGATCTCTGCAGCCTGAAGCCGGATAGCGACCGCCTGACCTTCTCCTGCCTGATGGAAGTCACCCCGCGCGGCCGAGTGGTGAATTATCAGATTGTTGAAACAATTATCCACAGCAAAAAGCGCTTGAATTATGAGCAGGCGCAGCGTATTATCGACGGCAAAGAGTCGGTGTCGCCGGAAATCGACGAGACCCTGCGGCGCATGAACCGGTTGGCGCACACGCTCACCCGGCGCCGCCTGCGCAACGGCAGCCTCGATTTCGACACGCCGGAAGTGAAAGTCATTCTCGATGAGCAGGGCCATCCGATTGAAATCCGGCGCAAGCTCCGCCAGGATTCCAACCGCCTGATCGAGGAATTCATGCTGCTCGCCAATCAAACCGTGGCGCAGCACATCGATCTCACCCTGCGCAAGCAGTACAAGCAGAAGCCGCCGTTTATCTACCGCATCCACGAGGCACCCGATCCGCTCAAGATGAAGGATTTCGCGCTGTTCGTCAAGGCGCTCGGCTTCAAGTTCGATCATCAGCAGCAAGTGACCAGCAAGCTGCTCAGTGAATTTCTCAAGCAGGTGGCGAACACGCCCGAGTCCGACATTATTGAAAATATAATGCTGCGGTCGCTCATGAAGGCGAAGTACTCGGTCACCAACAAGGGCCACTTCGGCCTGGCTTTCCAGCATTATTCCCATTTCACTTCGCCGATCCGCCGCTATCCGGACTTGATCGCCCATCGCACGTTGAAGGAATATGCCCGCGGCTACCGCGCGGAACTGCACGAATGGTTCGAGCGTAAACTCGATCACGCCGCGCAAAAAGCCTCGGAACGCGAGCTGGTGGCGCTGGAGGCCGAGCGCGCTTCGGTGAAAATGAAGCAGGCCGAGTTCATGTCGGCCTTTCTCGGCGAGGAATTCGACGGCCTGATCTCCGGCGTGGTCGCGTTCGGCTTTTTCGTGGAGATTCCGCAGTTCATGGTGGAGGGGCTGGTGCACATCAGTGATCTCGACGGTGATTACTATGTCTTCGAGGAGAAGGCATATCGGTTGAAAGGGCAGAACAGCGGGCGCGTTTACCGGCTGGGAGATCCGGTGCGCGTGAAAGTGGTGAAGGTGGATGTCAGCGAACGCCTGCTCGATTTCGTTCTGGTTGAAAAAAAGTCGCGATCTTCCAGGAAGGAACGCCCGCAGAAAACGGAGCCGCGCAAACGGAGGAAGAAATGA
- a CDS encoding M1 family metallopeptidase — protein sequence MKRLACLAILLLHLPVFAQTHQPSRPQPYPVFETLQFRRAVERGTRTRTGRPGPKYWQQYAKYQLHATLDPASNRVSGDATIRYYNHSPDTLRFLAVHLRQNVFRAEAVRNTELPLTDGMLIHHLAVNGTPLFSSNRNNFEAGYTVEGTLLWLRLPAKMLPRDSLALAISWSYSPPPAPGDGRQGQDGEVFFLGYWYPQLAVYDDVSGWATDPYLSQSEFYMGYADYDVRLTVPNGWLVAATGTLENFREIFSAATLARLKQAADSDEVVAIITPGNRAFAFRQTEQQGHTWHFRARGVRDFAWAASERFRWEATRALAGPAGQQRTIAIHCFYREKPEASAWLHSARYSRLATEFLSRFLWPYPYPQMTAVEGILDGGGMEYPMMTVIQSYQDTLRLAGNLMHEIGHMWFPMHVGSNETRHPWQDEGLTQFNSAVGVKQLFGFDRSIVGRETYLSAARAGREVELMRHGDLFPAADLYYALPYNKTAQVLFALQAMLGEETFLRAYREYGKRWQNKHPQPYDFFNTCTDVSGRDLSWFWRIWFYETWTLDQAIAAVQSAGDSLEIVIEDRGLAAMPVPVTITRADGTVEARLLPESVWLAGGRQHTLRVASRPAVRRVEIDARNDFPDLDRSNQVWQP from the coding sequence ATGAAACGCCTGGCCTGCTTGGCAATCCTCCTGCTGCATCTCCCGGTCTTCGCACAAACCCATCAACCTTCGCGTCCCCAACCCTATCCCGTTTTCGAAACGTTGCAGTTCCGCCGCGCCGTGGAACGCGGCACGCGTACGCGCACCGGCCGCCCCGGGCCGAAGTATTGGCAGCAATACGCCAAGTATCAATTGCACGCAACGCTTGATCCCGCCAGCAACAGGGTGAGTGGCGACGCGACGATTCGCTACTACAACCATTCGCCCGATACGCTGCGGTTCCTCGCGGTTCATCTGCGGCAAAACGTGTTTCGCGCCGAGGCCGTGCGCAACACCGAGCTTCCGCTCACGGACGGCATGCTGATTCATCACCTGGCGGTGAATGGCACGCCACTTTTTTCTTCAAACCGGAATAATTTTGAAGCGGGATACACTGTTGAGGGCACGTTGCTGTGGCTGCGCCTGCCTGCGAAGATGCTGCCGCGTGACAGCCTCGCGCTTGCGATCTCGTGGTCCTACTCGCCGCCGCCGGCGCCGGGCGACGGCCGGCAGGGCCAGGATGGCGAGGTGTTTTTCCTCGGCTACTGGTATCCGCAGCTTGCGGTATATGACGACGTGTCGGGCTGGGCCACCGATCCCTATCTCTCGCAGTCGGAATTCTACATGGGCTATGCCGACTACGATGTCCGTCTCACCGTGCCGAATGGCTGGCTGGTCGCCGCGACCGGCACGCTGGAGAATTTCCGGGAAATCTTCTCCGCCGCCACGCTGGCACGGCTCAAACAGGCGGCCGACAGTGACGAGGTCGTGGCCATCATCACACCCGGCAATCGCGCCTTCGCGTTTCGCCAAACCGAGCAGCAGGGCCACACCTGGCATTTTCGCGCGCGCGGCGTGCGCGATTTTGCCTGGGCCGCGAGCGAGCGCTTTCGCTGGGAGGCCACGCGCGCGCTGGCCGGACCCGCCGGACAACAGCGCACCATCGCGATTCACTGCTTCTACCGCGAAAAACCCGAGGCGAGCGCCTGGCTTCACAGCGCACGCTACAGCCGGCTGGCGACGGAATTTCTCTCCCGCTTTTTGTGGCCCTATCCTTATCCCCAGATGACGGCCGTCGAAGGCATTCTCGACGGCGGCGGCATGGAATATCCCATGATGACCGTGATCCAAAGTTATCAGGACACGCTGCGCCTGGCCGGCAACTTGATGCATGAGATCGGTCACATGTGGTTTCCCATGCACGTCGGCTCCAATGAAACCCGCCACCCCTGGCAGGACGAAGGCCTGACGCAATTCAACAGTGCGGTGGGCGTGAAACAGCTTTTTGGTTTTGACCGTTCCATCGTCGGGCGCGAAACCTACCTCTCCGCGGCGCGCGCCGGCCGCGAAGTCGAGTTGATGCGACACGGCGATTTGTTTCCGGCAGCGGATCTCTATTACGCCCTGCCCTACAACAAAACCGCGCAAGTGTTGTTTGCCCTGCAAGCCATGCTCGGCGAAGAAACCTTCCTGCGCGCCTATCGCGAATACGGAAAACGCTGGCAGAACAAGCATCCCCAGCCGTATGATTTCTTCAACACCTGCACTGACGTCAGTGGCCGGGATCTCTCCTGGTTCTGGCGCATTTGGTTCTACGAGACCTGGACGCTCGATCAGGCGATTGCAGCCGTGCAATCGGCGGGCGATTCGCTCGAGATTGTCATTGAAGATCGCGGGCTGGCGGCCATGCCGGTGCCGGTCACGATCACACGCGCGGACGGCACCGTCGAAGCACGCCTGCTGCCGGAATCAGTCTGGCTGGCGGGCGGCCGCCAGCATACGCTGCGCGTGGCGAGCCGGCCCGCGGTGCGGCGCGTGGAGATCGACGCCCGCAACGATTTTCCGGACCTCGACCGCAGCAATCAAGTGTGGCAGCCCTGA
- a CDS encoding acyl-CoA thioesterase — MLENALQLRVRYADTDKMGVAYYANYLKWFEAGRTEMLRGTGLPYAEIEQLGVALPVTEAYCSYRRPAYCDDLLRIVSRMREFPRASLRIEYEIFNQNDELLATGYTTHVFINTGGKPVRPPRIFLQTLRAFFEKTA; from the coding sequence ATGCTCGAAAACGCTCTGCAATTGCGTGTGCGCTACGCCGACACCGACAAAATGGGCGTGGCGTACTATGCCAACTATCTCAAGTGGTTCGAAGCCGGCCGCACGGAAATGCTGCGCGGCACCGGCCTGCCCTATGCCGAAATCGAGCAGTTGGGCGTGGCGTTGCCCGTCACCGAAGCCTATTGCTCCTATCGCAGACCGGCATACTGCGACGATCTCTTGCGCATCGTCAGCCGCATGCGCGAGTTCCCGCGCGCCAGCTTGCGCATCGAGTATGAAATCTTCAACCAAAACGACGAACTGCTGGCCACCGGCTACACCACGCATGTTTTCATCAACACCGGCGGCAAACCGGTGCGGCCACCGCGGATTTTTTTGCAGACGCTGCGGGCCTTCTTCGAAAAGACGGCATGA